The genomic segment GCGCCCGGGCGAATTGTGTCCGAAGCCTTCAGACAACCTGCAAACCCAGAAGAGCCTGACCGATGCCCGGCCAAGACGCCCTGCGTAATATCGCAATCATTGCCCACGTTGACCATGGCAAGACCACCCTGGTTGACCAGCTATTCCGCCAATCCGGCACCTTCCGCGACAATCAGCGCGTGGAAGAACGCGCGATGGATTCCAACGATCTGGAAAAGGAACGCGGGATCACCATCCTTGCGAAGCCGACCTCGATCGAGTGGAACGATCACCGCATCAACATTGTCGACACGCCCGGCCACGCCGACTTCGGCGCCGAAGTGGAACGCATCCTCTCGATGGTCGACGGTGTGATTCTCCTGGTCGACAGCTCGGAAGGCGCGATGCCGCAGACGAAGTTCGTCACCGGCAAGGCGCTCGGCCTCGGCCTCAAGCCGATCGTCGTCGTCAACAAGATCGACCGTCCCGACGGCCGCCATGCCGAAGTGCTGGATGAAGTGTTCGACCTCTTCGTCAGCCTCGACGCCAGCGACGAGCAGCTCGACTTCCCTGTCCTCTATGCTTCGGGCCGCAACGGTTACGCCAGCTACGATCCGGACGCGCGCGACGGCACGCTGACCCCGCTGTTCGAGAAGATCGTGGAGCACGTCCCCGCGCCGAACCTCGACGTCGACGCGCCGTTCTCGTTCCTCGCAACCCTGCTCGACCGTGACAACTTCATGGGCCGCGTGCTGACCGGTCGCGTCCAGTCGGGCACGCTGAAGGTCAACGACCCGATCCGCGCCATCGACATGGACGGCAAGGTGATCGAAGTGGGCCGTGCCACCAAGGTGCTCACCTTCCGTGGCCTCGACCGCGTGCCGGTGGATGAAGCCCGCGCCGGTGACATCATCGCGCTGGCAGGTCTGGAAAAGGCCACCGTTGCCAACACCATCGCCGACCCGCAGGTTTCGGAGCCGATCAAGGCCCAGCCGATCGATCCGCCGACCCTGGCGATGCGCTTCTCGGTCAATGACAGCCCGCTGGCTGGCCGCGAAGGCGACAAGGTCACCAGCCGCATGATCCGCGACCGCCTGATGCGCGAAGCGGAAACCAATGTCGCCATCCGCGTCACCGAAAGCGCCGACAAGGACAGCT from the Erythrobacter sp. SG61-1L genome contains:
- the typA gene encoding translational GTPase TypA — translated: MPGQDALRNIAIIAHVDHGKTTLVDQLFRQSGTFRDNQRVEERAMDSNDLEKERGITILAKPTSIEWNDHRINIVDTPGHADFGAEVERILSMVDGVILLVDSSEGAMPQTKFVTGKALGLGLKPIVVVNKIDRPDGRHAEVLDEVFDLFVSLDASDEQLDFPVLYASGRNGYASYDPDARDGTLTPLFEKIVEHVPAPNLDVDAPFSFLATLLDRDNFMGRVLTGRVQSGTLKVNDPIRAIDMDGKVIEVGRATKVLTFRGLDRVPVDEARAGDIIALAGLEKATVANTIADPQVSEPIKAQPIDPPTLAMRFSVNDSPLAGREGDKVTSRMIRDRLMREAETNVAIRVTESADKDSFEVAGRGELQLGVVIETMRREGFELGISRPRVIFGEDEAGNRTEPYETVVIDVDDEFSGTVVEKMQRRKAELTDMRPSGLGKTRITFSAPSRGLIGYHGEFLSDTRGTGIMNRLFEKYAPYKGKIEGRQNGVLISNCTGEAVGYALNSLEERGILFVSPQEKIYEGMLIGENAKPDDLEVNPMKSKQLTNFRSTGKDDAIRLTPPRVMTLEQAIAYIDDDEMVEVTPKSIRLRKAILDPNERKKAKRKEAA